A part of Aegilops tauschii subsp. strangulata cultivar AL8/78 chromosome 2, Aet v6.0, whole genome shotgun sequence genomic DNA contains:
- the LOC109754182 gene encoding putative disease resistance RPP13-like protein 1 gives MEAAMSAVAGELLSRFISFLINKYHYSSHTQSEKAVERLQHLLMRACTIVEEADTRYITNSGMMMQLKMLSEAMYRGYSVMDTLRYHTLQDSAGFDEVSIDNTSSSSLHFTIPFKRSRTITQKDGKAMRHEPYDALERLEVAVSNMAEFVVLLGGCERMSRRPYDIYLYTDNFMFGRHAEKQYLLSFLLQQNPPGDAPVVLPIIGGAKVGKKTLVAHACGDERVVSRFSSVLHLNGDNLLRILDHGKTMFGLTMLVVIEFASDVCDDDWKKFQSFFISMDRGSKIIIISKLKILARFGSVKPIFLKVLSYDEMRYLFKAMAFGSVDPTEHPQLVQIADEFVKVVHDVRGSLVEINVFADVLRRNLHVQFWRCVLNKGIRYFRRNFSIYGVHPGILIEQGHLVDISDFALHPLSMTLGEPPLNVSIKEESPSIALGELLANPSVRPEENFTLIAWKSRIAPHKSFTHYVTSLAAETYEGSKLEGSALPRRKRRGVPI, from the coding sequence ATGGAGGCTGCCATGTCTGCAGTTGCAGGTGAACTCCTAAGCCGGTTCATCTCCTTCCTGATCAACAAGTACCACTACTCCAGCCATACACAATCAGAGAAGGCGGTGGAGAGGTTGCAGCATCTTCTGATGAGAGCTTGCACCATCGTCGAGGAGGCGGACACACGATACATAACCAACTCTGGGATGATGATGCAGCTCAAGATGCTCTCGGAGGCCATGTACAGAGGATACAGCGTGATGGATACCTTGAGGTACCATACCCTCCAAGACAGTGCAGGCTTCGACGAGGTTAGCATCGACAACACATCTAGCAGCAGCTTGCATTTCACCATTCCTTTCAAGCGTTCTCGAACAATAACTCAGAAAGATGGCAAGGCCATGCGCCATGAGCCATATGATGCCTTGGAAAGATTAGAAGTCGCTGTTTCCAATATGGCAGAATTTGTTGTGCTTCTGGGTGGATGCGAGCGCATGTCTCGCAGGCCATACGACATTTATCTTTACACCGACAACTTCATGTTCGGCCGACACGCTGAAAAACAATATCTTTTGAGCTTCTTGTTGCAGCAAAACCCTCCTGGTGATGCACCGGTCGTTCTTCCGATCATAGGTGGTGCCAAAGTTGGGAAGAAAACTTTGGTTGCTCATGCATGTGGCGACGAAAGGGTTGTTTCACGCTTCTCTTCTGTTTTGCACTTGAATGGAGACAACCTATTGAGAATACTTGACCATGGAAAGACCATGTTTGGGTTGACGATGTTGGTTGTTATTGAGTTTGCTTCTGATGTCTGCGATGATGACTGGAAAAAGTTTCAATCGTTTTTCATAAGCATGGACAGAGGGAGTAAGATCATAATCATAAGTAAACTTAAAATATTAGCCCGGTTTGGATCAGTGAAACCAATTTTCCTTAAGGTTCTATCTTATGATGAGATGAGGTACCTTTTCAAGGCAATGGCATTCGGGAGCGTAGACCCCACAGAACATCCACAGCTAGTACAAATAGCAGATGAATTTGTCAAGGTGGTGCACGATGTGCGAGGTTCACTCGTCGAAATAAATGTGTTCGCGGATGTGCTGAGAAGGAATCTCCATGTTCAGTTTTGGCGTTGCGTATTGAACAAGGGGATACGATACTTTAGAAGGAACTTCTCTATATATGGTGTGCACCCAGGCATTCTTATAGAACAAGGCCATCTAGTGGACATTTCTGACTTTGCTTTGCATCCACTTAGCATGACATTGGGGGAACCACCACTTAATGTTTCAATCAAGGAGGAATCACCAAGTATTGCGTTAGGGGAACTTCTAGCAAATCCTAGTGTCAGACCAGAAGAAAACTTCACCTTAATTGCATGGAAATCAAGGATAGCGCCTCATAAATCATTCACTCATTATGTTACAAGTCTTGCTGCGGAAACATATGAAGGTAGCAAGTTGGAAGGTAGTGCCTTGCCAAGGAGGAAGCGACGAGGAGTGCCAATCTAA